The following DNA comes from Cucumis sativus cultivar 9930 chromosome 7, Cucumber_9930_V3, whole genome shotgun sequence.
CGCCTAATGTCATCTTGCCTACTAACCTCTTAGTCCATCATCTCGCTTAACAACATTTGCTTGCATAGCATACTTGAACGTCCAACATGCTTGCTAACCTCTCTAGTAATCTCACCAAGCACCTCACTCCTCTACTAACCTCTAAATCCTTCTTCTTGCCTAGCATGCTCCAAGGTTATCAAGCCATCCAAAATGCCTAGACATGTTTTTTGAGGTTATTCTCATCTACTTGACTGCTCACCTAACCTCTAAAAGCCTAGCTTATTCTTTGACATTTAgctaaaattttcaagttttccTACCTTGACTTAAACATAGAACCTTAATGTCCTTCCAAATTTTTtaccttattttcttataaatctcattttcttttgtcctTAAAACTTAACAAGTTCCAAAGATCTAAGAATTTTAAGGTTtcatagaaaaagaagatatatCTGAATAAACAGATAAGTAAAAAACATCGGATGGTGGTGGAATCAACGACTAGTGGCACAGAAACGAGGTAACAgagatgaaaaataagaaactacAAAACCCCACCAACTTACAGTAAgaaaacacaagaaaaaatggcTTTCAAAAAGGTCTAATGAGCAATGACGGCTATTGATTGGACTATAGCGACTAATCGCAATGATCCTTAAGGCGGCGATGACGAGCTATAAGGAATTTaaggattttgtttttagaaaaaaggtTAAGACttgttaaagtttaaaaataacttgGTATGataccaaattaaatttgagagaaTTAAATCGTTTTCCCTTATCTTCAAATATTTGCAAGGTTGGTACTCTTATATAAGAGAAAGaccttttataaataaagaaagaataaaagcaataaaggataaatatatgaacgacaatatagaaataaagataaatatatgaacaataaggataaatatatgtgtatacaaatatagaaattcctacaaatgtatttttatttaattaagttcatacatgttgataatttgaaaaagtatgAGTTAAAAGggtaaaacaaaaacttaagtaaaagaaaaaaaaaccaaaaaaatccattaaaaaatgatgttttatttaattataaaaaaactttacAACATATTCATAACTCAccgtttaaatattttttttcttacgtTAAAAATCACTTCTAGTCCATTAACTTttgatagaaataaaaatttagtttgtatacttttaattttataacaatttagtcaaACTTTGCTATATGATAATTTAGTCCTTGCAATTTAACATTTGCAATGATTTAGTCTGTATTGTAGaaattaatgttaaaatttaatgagatttctatcataaatatattgataaattaattagagacttaatatttttataaaatattttaaaataaatataattttgataattttttttacattaggAACTAAATTGTCACAAATTTAGAAGTAAAGTTTTGAGACTTAGAAATTGAAGTAAGGTCACGTTTACCGAAAATGTAATAGATaagtgaataaaaaaagtgagtcatattattttattacttttgatGTTGTTTACTTGTGTCATGTAATTGCACGAGAGAGATTGATGAGTTGTGGATGCTCAATTAGATTACACGTAGAAGTTATATAATATCATTACAATTATCACTAGAGTTGTATCGTATGATTGTTACAAcgaacaaaattattaattttaatatcattactgattagtaaatttgataaaaaactataattataaGTAAACATGGGAAAATAGTTGAATTAGGTTTGCGATTAAGTTTAGTACAATTGGTAATCATCatcaatcaaattcaattacaCCGATTTTCATTCTAATTCGGTAAATATGAACTTTAATGTTACTTTCGTTTGATCGATATTTGCAAAAACCTCTCCACATTTCCATCCACACCCACATGGTCGTTTTAAATCTTTCCGTTGAATTCAaccaattttgtattattcaATTCATCAAGCGGTGAGAATGAAAACGGAGATGAATTCATTCGCCGGTAATCACAATTTGCTAATTTCTTCAATCCAATTCAACCAGAAAACAAACTTAGAGCAGCACAATTTTCAAACAAGGATAGCGAAATCGAAAGCGAAGTATTTACAAGCATCTCGACCTCAAACTTTCTCCAAGTCGAATGCTAATCCGATTCTAGTTCAACCCCATTCACTGTAAGCTTCAGTTCTTTTCAGATCTTGCCGTAATTCTGCTTATTAACTTAACCAAATCTTTTCTGAGATCTCCGTTTTCAGTTTTCACAAACTCAATTGAAGCTTCATTTTGTGTTCATAACTCTACTACGGCATGATTATCGAGTTTATGGCTTCTTCTGTGGAGTTTTTTTCtgttaattatttgtgttCATCGGGAGTTGGTTTCTTTGTAGATCATGGAAATAGTGGATGATGGTCGAAATTAGTGcttgaatttttgttaaattgttgTCAAACCCGTGGATGGGAGgatctatatatatgtctTCAATCTCTCGCATATATTTGACTCGGATGCTATACATagtgctttcttttttatttttggaagttGTTATGCTTGTGAATTTGATGCATAATATCAACAAGGTTAAAAAAAGGCATACTCTACTCGAAATTTCAACTGAACTGAGCTCTGGAATTAGCTTTGAGATTGGAATTCACTGACTACCTCCCAAAAGGACCTTGGTTgattatattctaaatttagaTGTTGACAGGTATGAAAGTTATGATTGTAATAGTTATGTTTATTAGGACAGTATGTCCAATACAGTAGATTTCATTCtttattgagaaaattgattgaaacGTTTCAGTCACATATACGTCATACgtgaacaaaatgaaattggataCTAGGACAAAGAGTTTTTGGAAGGAACAGTAGATATACATAATTCTGAGGCAGGGACACATATATGGTGTATAATGTTGCCCTCcttgattgaaaaattatgtggTCTCTAATTTGATATCTTaccttttttctctcaatttgttttctttaggaagaaaataaaaattcataaagaACGATGATTCTCATTACTAGGGTCAAGAAGACTAATCAAAGAGATTTAAGATTGGAGAATTCACAGGGGAAAaacatgagagagagagagagctttTCCATTCTGAACGTTGATATACATTTTGTAGTCAAATCTTTTTTGATAGTATTTAGGATGAACCTGTAATTGGATTTCATTTTGCTGATATTTTGAAGAGGTTTTATGCTTGAATTTGAGGCAGATAATCACAACAAAGGTTCAAGTCTTGCTGGTTTTGCAGAATGAGCCTGCATTTTAGGCTGAATGCTATTATGAAAATtcctacaaaattaaaatggaaacTAACTGGAAATGAAAATCATTTGTTGTGTTGGTCTTTTGACTCTCCTTAGTGTAGAAGCTCCAAACTGCTCTGTTTTCGTCCATGTCTTTCATTGCACGATGACGTTTCTAGTTTTTATAACACAGAATTTTGCTGAGGAATATGATTTTATTACTGAATCTACACATCACTAAACTGAGTAACTTCGATTTGAATATTATTGTGGTGATGCAGGTAGCCATTGGTAATTTGTTGAATTATCTTAATGGGTAGCCAAGATGCTAGACAACCACTGTTACCAACATCATCTAATACTTTAGAAACAAGGGTAATAAATATTCCTAGAAGCAAAAGGCGATTGAGGCGCACCAAGAGTGCTCCTCATGCAAATTCTCCTACTGAGATCACCCACACCAGCAACGTGCCGGCCACAGGTCCAGTTCCACGTTCAGGATTAATATTCGGAAATCTACACCCGAGTTTCAGAAGAGTAGCCTTAGTTTTAATAACATACCTGGGTATAGGAACTTTATGTTTTTACCTTGTCAGGCACCAAATCCAAGGGGAGAAAACAAACAGATTAGTTGATGCCATATATTTCACTATTGTGACAATGACAACTGTTGGGTATGGAGATCTTGTCCCAAACAGTCCTTCCACAAAACTGCTAGCTTGTGCTTTCGTTTTCACAGGAATGGCCCTAGTTGGCCTAATACTGAGCAATGCAGCCGATTATTTGGTAGAGAAGCAGGAAATCTTGCTATTTAAAGCCTTCCATATTGACCAAAATGGCCATTGTGACATTTCGAAAGAAATCGATACTAATAAAGCTAGAAACAAGTGCATAGTGGtgtttctccttcttcttttgttcatcATTTCTGGGACTGCCTTTCTAGTTACCATTGAGAAGTTAGATTTTATTGATGCCTTTTATTGTGTATGTTCTACGATCACAACGCTAGGCTATGGAGATCAAAGCTTTTCAACCAAGTGGGGACGTGTGTTTGCCATTTTCTGGATCTTGATAAGCACCATCACTCTAGCTCAGTTTTTCCTTTACATTGCTGAGCTAAACACTGAAAGAAGGCAAAAGTCTCTTGTAAAGTGGGTTCTAAGTAAAAAGGTGACAGACATAGACCTTGAGGTTGCAGATATCGATGATGACGGTGTTGTCGGGTAAGTCATTGCCTATTCTTTTCATTACACTCCCCTATCATGTAATCGCAAATTCATTTGATCAGAGCACATCCATTCCTTTCTGATCAGACCTCTAgcatttttgtcaatttcgTAGTTGAAGTTGATTGAATTTCTATAGCTATTTGCTTATTGTTCCTTCTTAATCTTCCACAGGGCTGCAGAATTTGTGATATACAAGCTGAAGGAGATGGGGAAGATTACTGAAGATGACATTTCACTTGTGTTGaatgaatttgagaatcttGATGTTGATCAATCAGGAACACTGTCCATATCTGATATAACACTTGCTCAATTATCTTAAGCAGAGATGATGATGGTGGCCTTTCTTCTATGACATCAGTTAAGTTGTTTTTGCAATGTTTTTATATTGCTCGACTTTCTGCTTCTTATCTTGTGGAATTTGAATCATTCAGCATTCTTTTGGATATTGGTTACTGTCCATATGTTGTGGTAAAGATATCCTCTCCTATTAGtgaaatgttataaaatttcGATGTCGTAAAGTTGTTCATATCAAGTTGTCCATATGTGTCACAGTTTTGCTTGTCTTTAGCCTGTTTATCTAAGTTTTTGATATTGAACTTGAAATGAGATTTTGCGTGTGTTGATGACGAATATTCATCACCAACCTTTGTCATTCTTGATTTAGAGGATTAGCATTCATATAAGTCTGACCATCTTGCTTGTGAAGTGTTCAAACCTTgagtcttttcttttggtcttCCATCAAAAGTTAATCCAATTTTAGTCATTCCTATGGATTGGTGTTAAATTGATTTGGggttttagaatttgatattaGGTGTTCATCAATTCcgtttctaatttttaaatagtaggGTTTTCATATCATTTCATAACAGAGTATAGGCTCTAGATTGGATATATGTTTGATTGATCTGTGATTCGCtagctttttcttttgtttaaatcaTGCATTAAGACACTTAAAATAGGGTGAAACAAGCATGGATGCTTATGtaaatgtatttatgaatatttatgaatttataacATAAGATACGCATTTTGATACATTTAATACGCATTTTGGTCTCATTATTCTATCTTAAAGATTATAATAagttgtatttctacaagttatcactaAGAACTTTCAATCTTCGGCATTAGGAAGATTTTCCAATATCGAGTTGCCAAATTGACTAAGAATTTGCATGCTCTAAGATGGATAGATTCGAGCTACATGTGGAAAGTTAGGGCTATTAGAGTGAAAGATTATGATACGTTAAAGTTTCTAAGTACGTTAGTGGACACATAtgctaatattttttctttaatgaaaaCTAGATTATAAACAAGCTTAAAGTTGGGTTATAGTTGAATTCATTAATTCTAAGTACCAAGATGTTAGTCGTGGTTATAGGTCCACGGAAATCATTCAAGACTTTTGTAAGGAGTATAAAGTGGATATTGCTTATGAAAATGCATGGAGGGTCTGGGAAGTTGCACTATGTATAGTAAGAGGGTCACCTAGAAAATCTTTCAGCTTGTTAGCTCAGTATAGAGAAGTGTAAAATATTTCCTACCTTGGTACTCAGTATGAGTTGGAAACCGAGTCGAATGACCATTTTAAATACATGTATATGACATTTGAAGTTGTCATAAAATGTTTCCTGAAATACATTCGACTAgtaattgttgttgttgaacATTGCAAGAGAAAGTATAAGGGTGTTATGCTTGTAGCGGTGTTAGTTGATgctaataagaaaatatactCACTTGCTTTGAGATCAAGGGATAAGAAGAATGGTGATTTGTGGACGTGGTCCATGAGAAGGTTGTAAGCAACCATTggtgtggttaatgagttagTGTTCGTATCCGATCGACACAAGATTATAGCAAAATCCATAGCTACAGTCCTCCCAGAAACTTTAAATGCACTATGTATCTATCATTTGAGCCTTAACCCAACCACAAAGTTCAACAACAtctatgaaaattttgtgttagtAACAAAAGCATGTCGGAAGCATGTCTTCTGCTACTATTAGAACAAGTTGGTTTCGTATAAAGGGTGCAAAGATATCTCACAAAATTAGAGTTGGAATGATTCTCTGAGTAGAGATTAATTATCTCAAAGTGAGTTTATTTTGCTTGTGAAACTTGCTGATATTAGTACCAAAAGATACGTAGTGCAACCAATTGATCACTAGAAGTTTGAGATAGTAGGCGGTTATCTAAATCATTACGTTAATTTGCATGAGAAGACTTGCATGGTGTGGTTAATACGAGATCATATGTTCCCATGAGTTGTCTGCTTGTAGGGTAAAGAACACTAACTCATATAACTTGTGCTTGAGTGCATACACAATGACTTCCTGTGATATGAAAATCGTTGTAGAACGAATAGGGCTAGACGGAgcagaattaaaaaataattctaacCCTAGAACATAAATAAACTATGCATAAACAATTAAGCCACAAATAAACATACCTCTGTGTCTATGTGAGCAACATTCCAAATTCAAACTACTTTGTTTTGATAAGAACTATCCTCCAAATTCGTATCCCCAAAACGCTGCAAAATCACTATTGGTTTCTAATAGTATCCACATGAATTGAGAATTCGACTCCTCAAATTTGAATATGCTATAACGCTACTAcaaatttggtttttcttgACGCACatacattttgatttttttatggtcATGGCAAATggccatcaagaaaaatatttttcttgatacaaTGCTTATCTTGATGGTCAAGTACATCAAGAAAAGTCtccttattttgttgaagaaatacgaaaaaactttaaaaaaatgtgaattcTTGATTTCCTTAGATAGGTAAAgttcttttagttttgttgatggtccacaaacattaaaaaaaaatactattttttatggACAATAAACAaagtataatatattaataaactGAAAATGTCCATCAAGTTAGTTAGGTTTTCTTGATGAATGAGACAAAggatgaattttcttgatttgtaATAACCATCATcgataaaaaattaatacatttattttgaatttctgGATgggtttagaatttttttatgggtctaagatttcttgatggacaaagataaaaaaaagatcatgGGCAaggtccatcaagaaaaatgatgtaatgcccatcaagaaaaaactattttccacgaagaaaaaaactataaaaactattgcccatcaagaaaaaaaactattcaaGAAACTCATTAgcaatgtttttaaatttttactatttttttccacttattactttctattaatcaataatacaatattacttttttaaaagttaactgtcgtaattataattagattgaaataagtgactttatcaaaattaaattagttattatattcaacgaattgaaagtttgtaatttagggtttttaaagtttgtagAGTTGTAGAAGCTAGCCatatgagcttagctcaattGGCACCTTTGTGTACCTGTGGACAAGAGGTGTTTTGAGTTCAAATTTACACCCCTGCTTTAGAAAAGGTGTAACTGCCTGTTTTTAAGTCTGCCATATAACCCCTATAAAATGTTTCTCATTATCGGGGGGGCGGGGGAGGAAATAAGATCAAAACAATAGAAAGATTCTAAGTTGTCTGAATGTGATAGTAATTTTTCATAAAGTCTTTAATGTTTGGTGCGTGTTCCAATGCCAGATCACATAGCAAGCAAAGAACATCCCATACTAGGTCATACAACAAGTATGAGGCAATCCTATTTCAAATCACACAACAAAAATAGGACATTCTATCCCAGGTCACACATTAGGAATAAAGTGTTACTATCGTGTAGGGTACCAAATCAATTACAAGCTCGTGACTGATCTCAAGTCCTAACTTTTGGAGTTGCTCAAGCTAACTCATCATCTTGAGAGCATGAAGGCTAATTGGACTACCCTTAGCTAGTTTGCAATTGAAAACTTTGATGGTGTTGAACCTCTCTTGTTTTGCTTGCTCTTGAAACATTACCTTCAATTGACCAATGATCGTGAAGGCATCCATTTTCTCGAATTTCTTCTAAAGCTTCGAGTTCATGCATGCCAGCATGAGGCACGTGACATCAATGTAGACATTGTAATGCTTACTATAAGCATTCTTTTGAGCCTTAGTCGCTCTTGCCCCAGGTTCCTCATTAGGGAGAGCCTCATCTAGGATATACAACTTCCTTTCTTGCTTGAGGACAATCCTCAAATTGTGATGCCAGATGAGGATTAGTCCTGATCAATTTATCCTTCTCAAGGATCGATCACATCGAAAATGTTAGGTACCACATGATTAGTATTTTCCATAATATtctacatgaaaaaaaaaattgcagagcatatattaataattttctaagCACACTCCCACTTAGAATCATACCCTCAAATGATCATTCAtaataatgaatttaatttagtgGGCTAAGATCCATATTTCACAAACTTTCAAGTTACCTTTGGCAGGATATAGAcaacaaatttatcaattacaTCACCTGTAGTTCTTAGAACGTTTATGAGACAAAAGATATCACATATCAATGCATGTTAAAAATAATCTCATCTTATACCATTGAGCCCAAAACCGTTTCGATAGCCTAATTAAGTATAACCATGTTCAAGCGTATAAGTATCACAATCATTTCATCTCGCCTAACTCAAATAATCACCAAATACACTTTCACTTTGGTGGAACATATATCAAGTGATCCGAGCTTTGACAAGTGCTAACACAAGGAAGATACACGACTTCTATTATAAAGAGGGTTATATATTATGTCTTaatgtgaaaaataagaatatgaaaattatccCATAATTACATAtgataagataaataaaaaagaacatataaaaaaatggacttcaccaaacaaaattaataacttaaaaataactttaaggC
Coding sequences within:
- the LOC101216032 gene encoding two-pore potassium channel 1, which encodes MGSQDARQPLLPTSSNTLETRVINIPRSKRRLRRTKSAPHANSPTEITHTSNVPATGPVPRSGLIFGNLHPSFRRVALVLITYLGIGTLCFYLVRHQIQGEKTNRLVDAIYFTIVTMTTVGYGDLVPNSPSTKLLACAFVFTGMALVGLILSNAADYLVEKQEILLFKAFHIDQNGHCDISKEIDTNKARNKCIVVFLLLLLFIISGTAFLVTIEKLDFIDAFYCVCSTITTLGYGDQSFSTKWGRVFAIFWILISTITLAQFFLYIAELNTERRQKSLVKWVLSKKVTDIDLEVADIDDDGVVGAAEFVIYKLKEMGKITEDDISLVLNEFENLDVDQSGTLSISDITLAQLS